Proteins found in one Brevibacillus brevis genomic segment:
- a CDS encoding DinB family protein, producing MSQSMIATATSVRQIGLQQIPLIPEELLDVQSPAFSNTLRWNIGHIVFCFQHFLSIGLPYQSDLPASYATLFQTGTKPADWTTAPPSKDELIHYLSVQLDLLASVTPGELEAALPAPITMGPFQFATVGEVFNFAVMHESIHLGIISSMVKVIAQEATAK from the coding sequence ATGTCTCAAAGCATGATCGCTACAGCCACATCCGTTCGTCAAATTGGCCTGCAACAGATTCCATTGATTCCTGAGGAGCTATTGGATGTTCAATCCCCCGCTTTTTCAAATACACTTCGCTGGAATATCGGGCATATCGTCTTTTGTTTTCAACATTTCCTGTCCATCGGCTTGCCTTACCAATCTGACCTGCCCGCTTCTTACGCGACTCTTTTTCAGACCGGAACGAAGCCTGCTGACTGGACGACTGCACCACCCTCGAAAGATGAGCTGATTCACTACCTATCCGTACAGCTAGATCTGCTGGCCTCCGTCACCCCTGGCGAGCTAGAAGCAGCTTTGCCTGCCCCCATTACTATGGGTCCCTTCCAGTTTGCGACGGTAGGCGAAGTCTTTAACTTTGCCGTCATGCACGAATCCATCCATCTAGGGATCATTTCCAGCATGGTAAAAGTCATAGCGCAGGAAGCAACAGCAAAGTAG
- a CDS encoding LysR family transcriptional regulator encodes MTLTQLQVFVTAAKAGSFTRAAEEIGFTQSAVSQMIQSLEKELGVSLFQRSRSGITPTSIGERMLSHARDILNITSCMTEEANVARGISSGTLRIASIPSVASRFLPGLLGSFRKRFPAVDILLLEGDSDEISNWLHSSVVDIAFTVMPDKEMQTLPLLQDEMMVILPDTHPLKDSQTLRFSEIAERCFIMPKDGCIRKMLQENHITPTVTFEVREVYTILTMVQEYIGVTIMPELYMPPVIPKVVAIPLSPPITREVVLAVRNWQSISPLTAEFAVHSQQYVKGMDFTPTSK; translated from the coding sequence ATGACGCTTACCCAACTGCAAGTGTTTGTCACCGCAGCAAAAGCTGGTAGCTTCACGCGGGCAGCAGAAGAAATCGGCTTTACGCAATCCGCCGTCTCGCAGATGATTCAGTCCCTGGAAAAAGAGCTAGGCGTCAGTCTTTTTCAGCGTAGTCGCAGCGGGATCACTCCGACGAGCATCGGAGAACGGATGCTTTCGCACGCTCGCGACATTTTAAACATCACATCCTGCATGACGGAGGAAGCAAACGTGGCCCGTGGGATTTCATCCGGCACCTTGCGTATTGCCTCGATCCCCAGCGTCGCCTCCCGCTTTTTGCCCGGACTTTTGGGCAGCTTTCGCAAGCGGTTTCCGGCTGTGGACATCCTGCTTTTGGAAGGCGACAGTGATGAAATTAGCAACTGGCTGCACAGCTCGGTTGTCGACATTGCTTTTACCGTTATGCCTGATAAGGAAATGCAAACGTTGCCGCTCCTGCAAGACGAAATGATGGTCATTTTACCAGATACCCATCCGTTGAAGGACAGTCAGACCCTTCGTTTTTCCGAAATTGCAGAGCGTTGTTTTATCATGCCAAAGGATGGCTGCATCCGAAAAATGCTGCAAGAGAATCACATCACTCCAACGGTTACATTTGAAGTGCGTGAGGTGTATACGATTTTGACCATGGTGCAGGAGTATATTGGCGTCACCATCATGCCTGAGCTGTACATGCCACCTGTCATCCCCAAAGTCGTCGCGATTCCTCTGTCGCCGCCGATTACAAGGGAAGTGGTGCTCGCGGTGCGCAACTGGCAGTCGATCTCCCCACTCACGGCAGAATTCGCCGTTCACAGCCAGCAATATGTAAAAGGCATGGATTTCACGCCAACAAGCAAGTAG
- a CDS encoding LysR family transcriptional regulator, whose product MELRQLEYFMAICEEMHFSRASEKLCTSQSNLSQQIKFLESELGVPLFDRLGKRITLTEAGKVLLEQSRHVFSHIDYAREAIAAMKNNEGGTLTIGVLPGDADLLFDALLVEFHRLYPKTSLSVIESTRIVEQITSGEIDLGVTVLPEPDERITVIPLFHEEFALAVHRAHPLAKEKAIKFGQLQDVKMVMFPPDHQARQLINRYCIQEGFRLQPHIETTTLQSQLSLVKKGIGGCILPSLLLQNVNDDEIAIINLLHPTPSQDICLVYRKDKYMGFAARTFIDTLQAYIQSAIDNAQASAINNNHS is encoded by the coding sequence ATGGAGCTCAGGCAATTGGAGTATTTTATGGCAATATGTGAGGAAATGCATTTTTCCCGGGCCTCAGAAAAGCTGTGTACCTCGCAGTCCAATCTCAGCCAGCAAATCAAGTTTTTAGAGAGTGAGCTGGGTGTCCCGCTGTTTGACCGTTTAGGCAAGCGAATCACACTGACAGAAGCAGGAAAGGTATTGCTGGAACAGAGTCGGCATGTTTTTTCCCATATCGATTACGCACGCGAAGCGATTGCTGCCATGAAAAACAACGAAGGGGGCACGCTTACGATCGGTGTCTTGCCTGGCGATGCCGATTTATTGTTTGATGCTCTTCTTGTAGAATTCCACCGCTTGTATCCGAAAACATCTTTATCCGTCATAGAGTCTACAAGAATCGTGGAGCAAATCACATCCGGCGAGATTGATTTGGGCGTGACTGTGTTACCTGAGCCGGATGAGAGAATCACTGTCATTCCGCTATTTCATGAAGAGTTCGCGCTTGCCGTTCATCGCGCACATCCACTCGCCAAGGAAAAGGCAATTAAGTTTGGTCAGCTTCAAGATGTGAAAATGGTAATGTTTCCGCCGGATCATCAAGCAAGACAGCTCATCAATCGCTATTGCATACAGGAAGGCTTTCGTTTGCAGCCTCATATCGAAACAACTACACTCCAGTCTCAATTGAGTCTTGTAAAAAAGGGGATCGGGGGCTGTATCCTGCCTAGCTTACTGCTGCAAAACGTAAACGACGACGAGATTGCGATCATCAATCTCTTGCATCCGACACCCAGCCAAGACATCTGTCTGGTTTATCGCAAGGACAAATATATGGGGTTCGCGGCTCGTACCTTCATCGATACGCTACAAGCGTATATTCAATCGGCCATCGACAACGCCCAGGCTTCCGCCATCAATAATAATCACTCGTAA
- a CDS encoding nitroreductase family protein, with translation MTVVSIAKIIRERRSIKKDYKPDTVSEELVLELLNDAVYAPNHGIREPWRFLFVSSEKKEAFVEKLITCYPPEAHQARRDMYNQPAAYLVVIMKEDPRQKQWEEDFSATAALIQNFQLLAWERGLGVVWKTNAHNWDPKAHAILGVAPGEKIVGFLHLGFFDQENVPAARTRTPAEEKFTRFE, from the coding sequence GTGACCGTTGTGTCCATTGCCAAAATCATTCGAGAGCGCCGCTCTATTAAAAAAGACTATAAACCAGATACTGTGTCCGAAGAACTTGTTCTGGAGCTGTTGAATGACGCCGTATACGCGCCGAACCATGGTATTCGTGAGCCGTGGAGATTTTTGTTTGTATCTTCAGAGAAAAAAGAAGCGTTTGTGGAGAAGCTGATCACCTGCTATCCTCCAGAAGCCCATCAGGCGCGCAGAGACATGTACAACCAGCCGGCAGCCTATTTGGTCGTGATCATGAAAGAAGATCCGCGCCAAAAACAATGGGAAGAAGATTTCAGTGCGACGGCTGCTCTCATTCAAAACTTCCAGTTGCTCGCATGGGAGCGTGGATTAGGCGTCGTCTGGAAAACAAACGCGCACAACTGGGACCCGAAGGCACACGCTATCTTGGGTGTTGCGCCAGGAGAGAAAATCGTTGGTTTCCTGCACCTTGGCTTTTTTGATCAGGAAAATGTACCAGCAGCACGCACGCGCACACCTGCCGAAGAAAAGTTCACTCGGTTCGAATAA
- a CDS encoding GDSL-type esterase/lipase family protein: MDRQRPALIKPGFFSIDAPADRRRNEFDFHNEALLFHQQPVDFVFFGDSITHWWDLATFFGRPDQTIVNRGIGGDTTEQARRRFAADVLQLKPRYVVIMIGINNTWALDTFLPSDRLTPQEICQQVTSDVEAMVHAALEQGIQPILCSLLPTCMDRYARNRERNELVITINERFQVIANQTNCLYVDYHSRMTDADGITLLKELADDGLHPHVLGYQLMATVLRDTLSAHDISIGTPS, translated from the coding sequence TTGGACAGACAGCGCCCAGCTCTCATAAAGCCCGGATTTTTCAGTATCGATGCGCCAGCAGACAGGCGACGCAACGAATTTGACTTTCATAATGAAGCGTTACTTTTCCACCAGCAGCCCGTCGATTTTGTTTTTTTCGGCGATTCCATCACGCATTGGTGGGATCTCGCTACCTTTTTTGGCCGGCCAGATCAGACGATCGTCAATCGTGGAATCGGCGGTGACACAACCGAACAAGCACGCAGACGTTTTGCCGCGGATGTCCTTCAATTAAAGCCACGTTATGTGGTGATCATGATCGGGATTAACAATACGTGGGCACTGGATACATTCTTGCCTTCCGACCGACTGACACCCCAAGAGATTTGCCAGCAGGTGACCAGTGATGTAGAAGCAATGGTGCATGCGGCTCTCGAGCAAGGCATTCAGCCCATTCTTTGTTCCCTTTTGCCTACATGCATGGACCGATACGCACGCAACCGTGAACGAAATGAGCTCGTCATCACTATCAATGAACGTTTTCAAGTGATTGCTAACCAAACAAACTGTCTCTATGTCGATTATCACTCCCGCATGACGGACGCAGATGGCATCACACTGCTCAAGGAATTGGCTGACGACGGGCTTCATCCGCATGTCCTCGGCTACCAGCTCATGGCGACCGTTTTGCGCGATACACTTTCTGCACATGACATCTCAATTGGCACACCATCATAA
- a CDS encoding SagB/ThcOx family dehydrogenase has translation MHPEWQRIANEFIEATSYRVGELEKGWASRYDFSKRPATYLRYEEVFARIELGKPQFPASVDLWEVLANRRSKRNFLKQPMTLNELNLLLWGTQGITDDMGDYQLRTTPSAGALYPIETYLMINNVEGLEKGLYHLDVQNWCLEELKKEDTSEIAYLFTEEQEVTRRAAVNFVWTAMVDRTKDKYKERAYRYIWWDSGHVSQNLHLVANGLGLGVTTIGHWMDHDMNEYLGIDGTSHLTVLMASVGKIAGGHWLTDRRPE, from the coding sequence ATGCATCCCGAATGGCAGCGAATTGCAAATGAATTTATCGAGGCGACCTCTTACCGGGTAGGCGAGCTGGAAAAAGGCTGGGCCTCTCGTTACGATTTTTCCAAAAGACCGGCGACGTATTTGCGCTATGAAGAGGTATTTGCCCGCATAGAATTGGGCAAGCCGCAGTTTCCGGCGTCCGTCGATTTGTGGGAGGTTCTCGCCAATCGAAGATCCAAGCGTAATTTCTTGAAGCAGCCTATGACGCTTAACGAATTGAATCTCTTGCTGTGGGGTACACAGGGTATCACAGATGATATGGGAGACTATCAATTACGCACGACGCCGTCTGCCGGGGCCCTGTATCCGATTGAGACGTACCTGATGATCAACAACGTGGAGGGACTCGAGAAGGGCCTGTATCACCTGGATGTACAGAATTGGTGCTTGGAAGAACTGAAGAAAGAAGACACGTCCGAGATTGCCTATCTGTTCACGGAAGAACAAGAAGTGACGAGACGGGCTGCTGTCAATTTCGTTTGGACAGCAATGGTGGATCGCACGAAAGACAAATACAAAGAACGTGCGTACCGCTATATTTGGTGGGATTCCGGGCACGTGTCGCAAAATCTGCATTTGGTAGCAAACGGATTGGGGCTTGGGGTAACGACGATTGGTCACTGGATGGATCATGACATGAACGAATATTTAGGCATTGACGGCACGTCCCATCTGACTGTTTTGATGGCATCAGTGGGCAAAATCGCAGGTGGGCATTGGCTGACGGACCGACGACCGGAATAA
- a CDS encoding N-acetyltransferase: protein MGYIEISKKNIETEHICCALGAKQYESAVAEKKKWLTERMDEGLVFYRLDERAKVFIEYLPAEMAWVPIEAPNYMYINCLWVSGRYKENGYAKQLLHHCKEDAVKRGMDGIVHIVGKNKYPYLSERRFFEHMGFELADQAEPYFQLVTWKWNGQAAMPSFKKTGTTSLKYKGVTIYYTAQCPFAGGVLEELSKVAEAKSVPFHTYKLTTREAAQNAPAIWTTFGLFYDGEFITHEIMSANKFEKWLTELLAHQEPRPSQ, encoded by the coding sequence GAAACGGAGCACATATGCTGTGCATTAGGTGCAAAACAATACGAGAGTGCAGTAGCTGAGAAGAAGAAGTGGCTGACAGAGCGAATGGATGAAGGTTTGGTTTTTTATCGCTTGGATGAGCGAGCAAAAGTATTTATTGAGTACTTGCCTGCGGAAATGGCATGGGTGCCGATTGAAGCACCCAATTATATGTATATCAACTGTTTGTGGGTGTCCGGCAGATATAAAGAGAACGGGTATGCGAAGCAATTGTTGCATCATTGCAAGGAAGATGCCGTCAAACGTGGCATGGACGGAATCGTTCATATCGTAGGGAAGAACAAGTACCCATATTTGAGCGAGAGACGCTTTTTTGAACATATGGGGTTTGAGCTGGCAGACCAAGCAGAACCTTATTTTCAATTAGTGACATGGAAATGGAATGGACAAGCAGCTATGCCGTCCTTTAAGAAAACAGGAACAACTTCTTTAAAGTACAAAGGCGTCACCATTTATTACACAGCGCAATGTCCATTTGCTGGTGGTGTTTTGGAAGAGCTGAGTAAAGTAGCGGAAGCGAAAAGTGTTCCCTTTCATACTTACAAGCTGACAACGAGGGAAGCAGCACAGAACGCGCCTGCCATATGGACGACCTTTGGCTTGTTTTATGATGGCGAATTTATTACCCATGAAATTATGAGTGCCAATAAATTTGAAAAATGGCTAACAGAGCTTCTCGCACACCAAGAGCCCCGCCCATCCCAATAG